Proteins co-encoded in one Diaminobutyricimonas sp. LJ205 genomic window:
- a CDS encoding GNAT family N-acetyltransferase, translated as MTVLRMMTIDDLPVVVQLNNHAYPAVPITPLAEMAELTRLADVAMVVDDDGDLLGFVLAFHPGSPYDSENYRFFEQRGTDSLYVDRIVIAESARSQGLGAVLYQAVFQAARAEGREEVTCEVNVDPPNPGSMAFHERLGFREVGRQATKGGAVTVALLAAPVTESSD; from the coding sequence GTGACTGTGCTGCGGATGATGACCATCGACGACTTGCCCGTGGTAGTGCAACTGAACAACCATGCCTATCCTGCCGTTCCCATCACGCCGCTCGCCGAGATGGCTGAACTGACCCGGCTCGCCGATGTGGCGATGGTCGTCGACGATGACGGCGACCTGCTCGGCTTCGTGCTCGCGTTCCACCCGGGCTCACCGTACGACAGCGAGAACTATCGGTTCTTCGAGCAACGCGGCACCGACAGCCTGTACGTGGATCGCATCGTGATCGCCGAATCGGCTCGGTCGCAGGGCCTCGGCGCGGTGCTCTACCAGGCGGTCTTCCAAGCCGCCCGCGCAGAGGGCCGTGAGGAGGTGACCTGCGAGGTCAACGTCGACCCGCCGAACCCCGGTTCGATGGCGTTCCACGAGCGGCTCGGGTTCCGCGAGGTGGGCAGGCAGGCGACGAAAGGTGGCGCGGTGACCGTTGCTCTGCTGGCCGCTCCGGTCACCGAATCCAGCGACTGA
- a CDS encoding long-chain-fatty-acid--CoA ligase, translated as MTIDTPRPWLSSYAPGVPHDIELPEGSLFDIVEESAQRYPSQVALEFFGAETTYASLSDQIARAAEGLRRIGVQKGDPVAIVLPNAPQHIVAFYAVERLGAIVVEHNPLYTPRELRHQFEDHRAKVVIAWDKVVESIQGFPEDVAVRTIVSVDITKAMPPVMRAMLRLPVKKARTSREALTTRVSGTVPWEKLVANEPLRADAPRPQASDVALIQYTSGTTGSPKGATLTHLNLTSNAAQSRAWVPTIKRGSAVVYAVLPMFHAYGLTLCLTFAMSMGARLVLFPKFDPDLTLKAMRKHPPTFLPAVPPIYERLTTAAAEQGVSLEGIQIAISGAMPLSEKVVAPWEAATGGYLVEGYGLSECSPVLMANPVAENRVAGTVGLPLPNTECRVVDPENPTVDVPAGSEGELVVRGPQVFSGYWGKSEATAEAFADGWFRTGDIVTIDEAGFVRIVDRIKELIITGGFNVAPSEVEDALRSAPGVADVAVIGLPSEHSGEDVVAAVVMKPGAVLDEDAIRDYARGLLTPYKVPRRVLEVEELPKSIIGKVLRRKVRAQLIGAD; from the coding sequence GTGACTATCGACACTCCCCGTCCCTGGCTGTCCAGCTATGCCCCCGGTGTTCCCCACGACATCGAACTGCCCGAGGGCAGCCTGTTCGACATCGTCGAGGAGTCAGCACAGCGTTACCCGAGCCAGGTCGCGCTCGAGTTCTTCGGGGCGGAGACCACCTACGCCAGCCTTTCCGACCAGATCGCCCGTGCCGCCGAAGGCCTGCGCCGCATCGGCGTGCAGAAGGGTGACCCGGTCGCCATCGTGCTGCCGAATGCTCCGCAGCACATCGTCGCGTTCTACGCGGTCGAGCGACTCGGGGCCATCGTGGTCGAGCACAACCCGCTGTACACGCCACGGGAACTGCGGCACCAGTTCGAGGACCACCGCGCGAAGGTGGTGATCGCGTGGGACAAGGTCGTCGAATCCATCCAGGGATTCCCCGAGGACGTCGCCGTGCGCACCATCGTCTCGGTCGACATCACCAAGGCGATGCCACCGGTGATGCGCGCGATGCTTAGGCTGCCGGTGAAGAAGGCGCGCACCTCGCGTGAAGCGCTCACCACCAGGGTTTCCGGAACGGTGCCCTGGGAGAAGCTGGTCGCGAACGAGCCGCTGCGGGCGGACGCGCCGCGGCCGCAGGCGTCGGATGTCGCGCTGATCCAGTACACCAGCGGGACGACCGGCAGCCCCAAGGGCGCCACCCTCACCCACCTGAACCTGACCTCGAACGCCGCCCAGTCGCGTGCGTGGGTGCCGACGATCAAGCGTGGCTCGGCGGTCGTGTACGCGGTGCTGCCGATGTTCCACGCGTACGGCCTGACGCTGTGCCTCACCTTTGCGATGAGCATGGGCGCCCGCCTGGTGCTGTTCCCGAAGTTCGACCCGGATCTGACATTGAAGGCGATGCGCAAGCACCCCCCGACATTCCTGCCCGCGGTTCCGCCGATCTACGAGCGGCTGACCACGGCTGCCGCCGAACAGGGGGTATCGCTCGAGGGCATCCAGATCGCCATCTCCGGTGCCATGCCGCTGTCCGAGAAGGTCGTCGCACCATGGGAAGCAGCCACCGGCGGTTACCTCGTCGAGGGCTACGGGCTGTCGGAATGCTCGCCCGTGCTGATGGCGAACCCCGTCGCGGAGAACCGGGTCGCCGGCACCGTCGGGCTGCCGCTGCCGAACACCGAGTGCCGGGTCGTCGATCCGGAGAACCCCACCGTCGATGTCCCGGCCGGATCCGAGGGGGAACTGGTGGTGCGCGGGCCGCAGGTGTTCAGCGGCTACTGGGGCAAGTCCGAAGCGACCGCGGAAGCGTTCGCCGATGGCTGGTTCCGCACCGGCGACATCGTCACGATCGATGAGGCAGGATTCGTGCGCATCGTCGACCGGATCAAGGAACTGATCATTACCGGCGGATTCAATGTCGCGCCCTCCGAGGTCGAGGACGCCCTCCGTAGCGCCCCGGGCGTGGCCGACGTCGCGGTGATCGGGCTGCCGAGCGAGCACAGCGGCGAGGACGTCGTCGCCGCGGTGGTCATGAAGCCGGGAGCAGTGCTTGATGAGGACGCCATCCGCGATTATGCCCGCGGGCTGCTGACCCCGTACAAGGTTCCGCGCCGCGTTCTGGAGGTCGAGGAACTGCCGAAGTCGATCATCGGCAAGGTGCTGCGGCGCAAGGTGCGCGCACAGCTGATCGGCGCTGACTAA
- a CDS encoding VIT1/CCC1 transporter family protein has translation MTERRVSHDPSPADIRRWRRYLADERAEAAVYRDLAGRREGEEREILLELAEAERRHETHWLALLGDQVGKPRKGAPRTRALGWLARRFGSVFVLALAQRAEARSPYDMDVDATDAMAADERIHGEVVRALAARGRNRLAGTFRAAVFGMNDGLVSNLALVLGIGATGVSNQTVLFTGVAGLLAGALSMGAGEYVSVRSQRELLDASTPDPDATRAVPKLDVDANELTLVYRARGMEASEAARHAADVIANWRADATGPVRVVGAEHETHGSAWGAATSSFLFFASGAIIPVLPYLFGLQGMVAIIVASILVGIALLITGAVVGLLSGASPLARAIRQLLIGYGAAAVTYLLGLAFGANLA, from the coding sequence ATGACCGAACGACGCGTATCTCACGACCCAAGCCCGGCCGACATCCGCCGGTGGCGCCGCTACCTCGCCGACGAGCGCGCCGAAGCCGCCGTCTACCGCGACCTGGCCGGTCGACGCGAGGGCGAAGAACGAGAAATCCTGCTCGAGCTGGCCGAGGCGGAGCGCAGGCACGAGACGCACTGGCTGGCGCTGCTCGGCGATCAGGTCGGCAAACCGCGCAAGGGAGCCCCGCGCACTCGCGCCCTGGGCTGGCTGGCCCGTCGCTTCGGATCGGTGTTCGTGCTCGCGCTCGCGCAACGCGCCGAGGCACGGTCGCCGTACGACATGGATGTCGACGCGACCGACGCGATGGCCGCCGACGAGCGCATCCACGGCGAGGTCGTGCGAGCCCTCGCCGCGCGAGGCCGAAACCGGCTGGCGGGCACCTTCCGGGCCGCGGTCTTCGGGATGAACGACGGACTGGTCTCGAACCTGGCCCTCGTGCTCGGTATCGGTGCCACCGGCGTCTCCAACCAGACCGTGCTGTTCACCGGAGTTGCCGGTCTCCTCGCGGGAGCACTGTCGATGGGTGCCGGCGAGTACGTCTCGGTGCGATCGCAACGCGAACTGCTTGACGCGAGCACTCCCGATCCGGATGCCACGCGCGCGGTGCCCAAACTCGACGTCGATGCGAACGAACTGACCCTGGTCTATCGGGCTCGCGGGATGGAAGCCTCCGAGGCTGCCAGGCACGCGGCCGACGTGATCGCCAACTGGCGCGCTGACGCAACCGGACCGGTCCGTGTTGTCGGCGCCGAGCACGAGACCCACGGATCAGCGTGGGGCGCGGCCACCTCAAGCTTCCTGTTCTTCGCCTCGGGCGCGATCATTCCGGTACTGCCGTATCTGTTCGGCCTCCAGGGGATGGTGGCGATCATCGTTGCTTCGATCCTTGTCGGCATAGCGTTGCTGATCACCGGCGCGGTCGTCGGCTTGCTCTCGGGAGCATCCCCGCTCGCACGCGCGATCCGGCAGCTGCTGATCGGTTACGGCGCGGCAGCCGTCACCTACCTGCTCGGACTCGCGTTCGGCGCCAACCTCGCCTGA
- a CDS encoding M23 family metallopeptidase, with the protein MPRHLATPARYGGLLHVSRRQLAFTATLFAGAMALVNTAPADAAPLTAEAQLNAPLQSLTVPAEVSAQPTIRDGFSMSFFTVITWPLGAGVQMSADFGPRNAPCAGCSSNHQGIDWTPGSGTPINSIADGVVVSTGDSSGGLGTHIKIQHTIDGQTWTSVYGHMISGSRTLSEGDTVKMGQQVGQVGNTGASTGAHLHFEIRDAGGNAVDPYAWLSARANV; encoded by the coding sequence TTGCCCCGTCACCTCGCTACCCCTGCCCGTTACGGTGGACTGCTGCACGTCAGCCGTCGCCAGCTTGCCTTCACCGCCACGCTTTTTGCCGGCGCCATGGCCCTGGTCAACACTGCGCCCGCCGATGCTGCCCCGCTGACTGCCGAGGCACAGTTGAACGCCCCGCTGCAGTCGCTCACCGTGCCCGCTGAAGTCTCCGCCCAGCCCACCATCCGCGACGGCTTCTCGATGAGCTTCTTCACCGTCATCACCTGGCCGCTGGGTGCCGGCGTCCAGATGAGTGCCGACTTCGGTCCGCGCAACGCGCCGTGCGCCGGCTGCTCGAGCAACCACCAGGGCATCGACTGGACCCCGGGCTCGGGCACCCCGATCAACTCCATCGCCGACGGCGTGGTTGTCTCCACTGGAGATTCGTCCGGCGGCCTCGGAACGCACATCAAGATCCAGCACACCATCGACGGCCAGACCTGGACCAGCGTCTACGGCCACATGATCTCAGGGTCGCGCACCCTGAGCGAGGGTGACACCGTCAAGATGGGTCAGCAGGTCGGTCAGGTCGGCAACACCGGTGCAAGCACCGGCGCTCACCTGCACTTCGAGATCCGGGATGCCGGCGGCAACGCCGTTGACCCGTACGCCTGGCTTTCCGCCCGCGCGAACGTCTGA
- a CDS encoding spermidine/putrescine ABC transporter substrate-binding protein, whose translation MGQQGAGDSIDGRVRAAVDAWMRWLPRWEPPTHRSRTRVCRRCVGSPLVAAAGFDGYVPHAVKHALVMRLTHLIDAEVDEYTQRNLPLLARELRDSEARKQARSYRPGEGLAPEYQGLDLDPEPDPGQPFLFTIAELAASAETVPLPEPEPLTDAAKAALRHEVDLADDHATRTGMAVCLSLTEHRERIAAALERLVEPQIEAMLAELTRSLDAPL comes from the coding sequence ATGGGGCAGCAAGGCGCTGGGGACAGCATCGACGGTCGTGTTCGTGCCGCGGTCGATGCCTGGATGCGGTGGCTTCCCCGCTGGGAGCCACCGACGCACCGGTCGCGCACTCGCGTCTGTCGGCGCTGCGTCGGATCGCCTCTGGTGGCCGCGGCCGGATTCGACGGGTATGTCCCGCACGCGGTGAAGCACGCCCTGGTCATGCGGCTCACCCATTTGATCGACGCCGAGGTCGACGAGTACACCCAGCGCAACCTCCCGCTGCTCGCGCGCGAACTGCGCGACTCGGAGGCGCGCAAACAGGCCAGGTCATACCGGCCGGGGGAGGGACTCGCGCCGGAGTACCAGGGCCTGGACCTGGATCCCGAACCCGATCCCGGGCAGCCGTTCCTGTTCACCATCGCGGAACTCGCCGCGTCAGCCGAGACCGTTCCGCTTCCCGAGCCGGAGCCGCTGACGGATGCCGCCAAGGCGGCACTGCGACACGAGGTGGATCTCGCAGACGACCACGCGACGCGCACCGGGATGGCCGTTTGCCTGTCGCTCACCGAACATCGCGAGCGCATCGCAGCGGCGCTCGAGCGGCTGGTTGAGCCGCAGATCGAGGCGATGCTGGCGGAGCTCACCCGCTCGCTGGATGCGCCGCTATAG
- a CDS encoding FUSC family protein, with the protein MTTRRPRWLNGIGALDVEAGVRASISLLVPLLILFGLDRLDLAVYAAFGAFTSLYGRSEPYRLRAQTLIVSALSFIATIGVAILLSAYDAPLWLLAIALALAVAYGIASSEVMGWIPRGSIFFVFSMLVISNVPIEPAAMGEALAVTAAVTAFSVLIGMSGWLLRKIAPRRAKARFRSLHNRPVRKLSPVKTRTYWYLAGVNIVGVVGAWALALAAGIGHPYWAAVAVAAIMPTLASLTVYRRMWHRFFGTAAGVVVAAGLFLWNPSPLALILIIVLCQFGAELFVGLHYGIALLFITPLALGASNLGPQDPWGPLLVDRVIETGIGAAVAFVIIVIARRVVSREKPAEPA; encoded by the coding sequence ATGACGACACGAAGGCCCCGATGGTTGAACGGAATCGGAGCCCTCGATGTCGAAGCCGGAGTCCGGGCATCCATCTCCCTGCTCGTGCCGCTGCTCATTCTTTTCGGCCTGGACCGGCTCGACCTCGCGGTCTACGCCGCCTTCGGTGCGTTCACCTCGCTCTATGGCCGCAGCGAGCCATACCGGCTGCGCGCGCAGACCCTGATCGTCTCTGCGCTGTCGTTCATCGCAACGATCGGGGTGGCCATCCTGTTGTCCGCGTACGACGCCCCGCTGTGGCTGCTGGCGATTGCGCTCGCCCTGGCGGTCGCCTACGGGATCGCGTCCAGCGAGGTCATGGGCTGGATCCCGCGCGGCTCGATCTTCTTCGTCTTCTCCATGCTCGTCATCTCGAATGTGCCGATCGAGCCGGCAGCGATGGGGGAGGCGCTCGCGGTCACTGCCGCGGTCACGGCTTTCTCCGTCCTCATCGGCATGAGCGGCTGGCTGCTGCGCAAGATCGCGCCACGTCGGGCGAAGGCGAGATTCCGTTCGCTGCACAACCGACCGGTGCGCAAGCTGTCCCCGGTGAAGACCCGCACCTACTGGTACTTGGCCGGCGTCAATATCGTCGGAGTCGTCGGCGCGTGGGCATTGGCCCTTGCGGCGGGTATCGGACACCCGTACTGGGCGGCGGTAGCGGTGGCGGCGATCATGCCGACGCTGGCCTCGCTCACCGTCTACCGCCGGATGTGGCACCGATTCTTCGGCACCGCGGCCGGTGTCGTCGTCGCAGCGGGCTTGTTCCTCTGGAATCCGAGTCCGCTGGCGCTGATCCTCATCATCGTTCTCTGCCAGTTCGGTGCCGAACTGTTCGTCGGACTGCACTACGGGATCGCGCTGCTCTTCATCACCCCACTGGCCCTCGGCGCAAGCAACCTCGGCCCACAGGACCCGTGGGGGCCACTGCTGGTCGACCGGGTCATCGAAACCGGGATCGGAGCAGCGGTGGCGTTCGTGATCATCGTCATCGCCCGGCGCGTGGTCAGTCGGGAGAAACCCGCCGAGCCGGCGTGA
- a CDS encoding DUF3097 domain-containing protein, producing MDYDQYGTDVLAGDWKKRSAKPPARQAAAEKGLVVEEVMSGFCGAVVGIEAGAVQLEDRFGKVRAFPLGPGFLIDGEAVVLVRQSAPAKSTTARTASGSFAVDGAKARVARASRILVEGRHDAELVERVWGDDLRIEGVVVEYLAGIDDLDFLIRDYEPGPGKRIGVLVDHLVPGSKESRIADAVRRGPHGQNVLVVGHPFIDIWQAVKPARLNLSAWPVIPRGTEWKHGICEALGWPHDDQADIARAWKRILGTVGSYADLEPVLLGRVEELIDFVTAVPEERT from the coding sequence GTGGACTACGACCAATACGGAACCGATGTGCTCGCCGGCGACTGGAAGAAGCGGTCGGCAAAGCCGCCCGCCCGGCAGGCCGCCGCCGAGAAGGGTCTCGTCGTCGAGGAGGTGATGTCCGGATTCTGCGGCGCGGTAGTCGGCATCGAAGCGGGCGCCGTGCAGCTCGAGGACCGCTTCGGCAAAGTGCGCGCGTTCCCGCTCGGGCCGGGCTTTTTGATCGACGGCGAAGCGGTTGTGCTGGTGCGCCAGTCTGCACCGGCCAAGTCGACGACCGCGCGCACGGCATCCGGCTCGTTCGCCGTCGACGGCGCAAAAGCCCGCGTGGCGCGAGCCAGCCGGATCCTCGTCGAGGGCCGACACGACGCTGAACTGGTCGAACGTGTCTGGGGAGACGACCTGCGCATCGAGGGGGTCGTGGTCGAGTACCTGGCCGGTATCGATGACCTCGACTTCCTCATCCGCGATTACGAACCGGGGCCAGGCAAGCGCATCGGCGTGCTCGTCGACCACCTCGTCCCGGGCTCCAAGGAGTCCCGGATCGCGGATGCCGTGCGCCGCGGCCCGCACGGCCAGAACGTGCTCGTGGTGGGGCATCCCTTCATCGACATCTGGCAGGCGGTCAAACCAGCCAGGCTGAACCTGTCCGCCTGGCCGGTCATCCCACGAGGCACGGAATGGAAGCACGGCATCTGCGAAGCGCTCGGCTGGCCCCACGATGACCAGGCGGACATCGCCAGGGCCTGGAAACGCATCCTCGGCACGGTGGGCAGTTACGCCGACCTGGAGCCGGTATTGCTCGGTCGGGTCGAGGAACTGATCGACTTCGTCACCGCCGTTCCCGAGGAACGCACATGA
- a CDS encoding alcohol dehydrogenase catalytic domain-containing protein: MRATMIYGERDIRLEERPEPQVHLATDAVVRVVAACVCGSDLWPYRGVSATRKPRAIGHEFVGIVEQIGAEVRSLSVGDFVISPFTVSCGVCVPCRNGVTSACERLGSFGGVDREGFPIDAGQGERVRVPLADGTLVAVPGPVDDSLVPHLLTLSDVFSTGHHAAVSAGVGPGSTVVVVGDGAVGLSAVLASARLGAERIVVMSRHADRQALAREFGATDVVAERGAEGISAVRSVLGGLADCGLEAVGTKDSMVQALGVTRPGGRVGFVGVPSGGAELPIRQLFDSNIIVGGGMAPARAYIPELLPDVLAGRVQPGRVFDLELPLAEVAEAYAAMDERRAIKVLLRP; encoded by the coding sequence ATGCGGGCAACGATGATCTATGGCGAACGCGACATCCGATTGGAAGAGCGGCCGGAGCCGCAGGTACACCTGGCCACGGATGCGGTCGTGCGGGTGGTCGCTGCGTGTGTCTGCGGGTCGGACCTGTGGCCTTATCGGGGTGTGTCAGCGACGCGCAAGCCACGGGCGATCGGTCATGAGTTCGTCGGAATCGTAGAACAGATCGGCGCCGAGGTGCGATCGCTGTCGGTGGGCGATTTCGTGATCTCACCGTTCACGGTGAGCTGCGGAGTGTGCGTGCCGTGCCGAAACGGCGTCACCTCGGCGTGTGAGCGCCTCGGCTCGTTCGGCGGTGTCGATCGGGAGGGGTTCCCGATCGATGCCGGGCAGGGCGAGCGGGTGCGCGTGCCTCTCGCCGACGGCACGTTGGTGGCGGTGCCCGGGCCGGTGGACGACTCCCTCGTTCCCCACCTGCTGACCCTGTCCGACGTCTTCTCGACCGGTCACCACGCCGCGGTGTCGGCTGGGGTCGGACCGGGCTCGACCGTGGTCGTCGTCGGTGACGGTGCGGTCGGATTGAGCGCCGTGCTCGCGTCGGCGAGACTCGGCGCCGAACGGATCGTGGTCATGAGCCGGCATGCCGACCGCCAGGCGCTGGCCAGGGAGTTCGGTGCGACGGATGTAGTCGCCGAGCGCGGTGCTGAGGGGATCTCGGCGGTGCGCTCCGTGCTCGGCGGTCTTGCCGACTGCGGGCTGGAGGCGGTCGGGACCAAGGATTCAATGGTCCAGGCGCTTGGAGTCACCCGTCCGGGCGGGCGGGTGGGCTTCGTCGGCGTGCCCTCGGGCGGTGCGGAGTTGCCGATTCGCCAACTGTTCGACAGCAACATCATCGTCGGTGGCGGGATGGCGCCGGCTCGCGCCTATATCCCCGAACTGCTGCCCGATGTGCTCGCCGGACGGGTGCAGCCCGGCCGGGTCTTCGATCTCGAGTTGCCGCTCGCCGAGGTCGCCGAGGCGTACGCCGCGATGGACGAGCGTCGTGCGATCAAGGTGCTGCTTCGACCGTGA
- a CDS encoding protein-L-isoaspartate(D-aspartate) O-methyltransferase: protein MRDYQRDRERMVDEQIARRGVRDQRVLEAMRTVPRHEFVAPGSADSAYSDFPLHIPERQTISQPYIVAVMTEAARILPDDRVLEVGTGSGYAAAVLAMLAARVFTMERIPALAETATARLQAYPNVTVITGDGTLGLPEEAPFDAILVTAAGPEIPPPLREQLAIGGRLVLPRDIPNGGQRLVRLTRTADSEWEQEILIPVTFVPLIGEHGVQR, encoded by the coding sequence ATGCGCGACTACCAGCGCGACCGCGAACGCATGGTCGATGAGCAGATCGCGCGTCGCGGCGTGCGTGACCAGCGGGTGCTGGAGGCGATGCGGACGGTCCCGCGGCACGAGTTCGTCGCCCCCGGTTCCGCCGACAGCGCCTACTCCGACTTCCCGCTGCACATCCCGGAACGGCAGACCATCTCGCAGCCGTACATCGTCGCGGTCATGACCGAGGCGGCCCGTATCCTGCCCGACGACCGGGTGCTGGAGGTCGGGACCGGCTCCGGATACGCGGCCGCCGTGCTCGCCATGCTCGCCGCCAGGGTGTTCACGATGGAGCGGATTCCGGCGCTTGCCGAGACCGCGACCGCTCGGCTTCAGGCGTACCCGAACGTGACGGTGATCACCGGCGACGGCACGCTCGGACTGCCGGAGGAGGCGCCGTTTGACGCGATTCTGGTCACCGCGGCCGGCCCGGAGATTCCGCCACCGCTGCGCGAGCAGCTGGCCATCGGCGGGCGGCTGGTGCTGCCGCGCGACATCCCGAACGGCGGTCAGCGATTGGTGCGCCTCACCCGCACCGCCGACAGCGAGTGGGAACAGGAGATCCTTATCCCGGTCACCTTTGTCCCGCTGATCGGCGAGCACGGCGTGCAGCGCTGA